The sequence AAGTTTCCATCGACTTCAATGGCAACTTAGTTTATAATGGTGTGGAATCAGTTTGGCCAAATCGAATAATCGAAATCAGTATACTGAACCACCGATTCGGGTGATTTGGATTTCGCTGAACCAATTCAGCCTGAATCTAAAAAGGACTGCATTTGAACTTCCCCATTGGAACCGCCCTCATAAAATGAGTGTGCTCTGCGCCACTAAACTACACAGCTTCCTTGTCTGCCCTGTTCCAGTCTTCCTTTGTCACTCAAGGAAGCACATAAAAACTACTTCCTGGTGCattagccttgttggtctgaagcgacagaacaaagcttgagtccagcgaCAGCTTtacaaccaacaaagttttattctgttttgttttgtgcatgcacacaaaagctgatacccaaAATCAAACTTTGTcagtcataaaggtgccactggactcagacttagtTCTATAAAAataagaggggctgagagagccctgtcagaacacatctatgagaactgtgactagcccaaggtcccccaactggctgcatgtagatgagtggggaatcaaacccagttctctggataaGCGTCCGCCGTTCTTGGATCACTACACCATCCTGGCACTCAGTAAGGCAATGTTTCTGCTTTAGAAACAAGGTCAAAAAACCTGGAACGATGACAGCTGCCAAGGAATGTGGAGGAAAATAAGTTTGGAAGCATCCTGAGCCCCCAGACAGTCAGGTCGTCCAGCCAGCACTCTGAAAAGGCCTTCGTGAATGCTGGTGCCCTCCACCCCACCATTCAGAGGAAATGCATGCAAAGGAGGAAAACGTGCCTCTTCCAAATCAAGAAGAGATTttacaaggggtgtgtgtgtgtgtggggggggttgttggGATAAAACATATTTATCAAAATAATCCTAAATCCAGGTCAAATATATAAAGCCTGAAGTCTATAAACAGTGGAgatatcaaaagaaaagaaacacatgCTGGTGAAGGTACAATTAGCAATACATCTAGAGCCAAGCTATTAAGAACTTGGTGCTGCAAAATTGTAACAAACACAGTCAAATACAGAATCGTCACAGGTTCAAAACAATCCACACAACTGTCTCCTCAAACGACGACATCATGGAGATTGGGTTGCAATTAGAACTAACTGCACACGACAGCATTCCTGTTGGTACCAGAGAACAAAAAAGCAGTGGGATCTTTTAGAATTCACAAATGACTAACCACACAAATCCACAGCGTCGATCGTGCCACCTGCCATCCAGATGCATTTCTACACAATCTTCATTTTCAAGATTGTTTGGTTCTCCTGGTGCCCAGTTGGAGTACCGCACCTCGACGCCACTTGGGTCCACAAACCTGCCTTCCGTTTCAGCATCACTGATTCCTAGGAGAGCTTTCCGGTTTTGCCATTGCACTATTTGTTGCACTGCTTTGTTCTCTGCGGCGTTCCGTGGCGAGGCGATCATGGCCCCCATTTGTGAGCAGATGTTTTTTGCTGTCTCGTAGTCACCCGTGGAGCCGTCAGTTTTGAATATTTTGCCACCGACCATCACGCCGTTGGGCATGAGGAGAACTAGAAGGAAACAGAACAGCCGTGTTTCTGAATTGGTTTTGCCAGGGTTCCCCGACAGGGTTCCTGTGGGCTCCAAGGTGCCCAACAGGACATCCCTTGGCATCAGCTGAGCTTTACAGTAAGGGGGCAGAACCACTTTCAAGCAGGGCTTGTTACTGGCTCCCCTCATTCAAATGAAAGAGTTTTCCCTTAAGGATCAGAAGACCTGTGAAGCACCTGGGCTTTCCCCAGTCAGTGTCTGGTGCCATTGTGTTTTCCGGCTTTCCGTCTTCTCAGGAGGGGGAAGGTTTtccatttggctccacctcctgcagaagcTATTTGGGTTTGGTTCCACATCCTGTGGGAGCCAtttttggggtgacgccctccccactccctcaaaATTCCGAATCCTCCTATAGGCTCACTAAGGTTGGGCATGTCATACTGAGAACTGCCACGTACTCTGACGGCAAGGATACCAAT is a genomic window of Paroedura picta isolate Pp20150507F chromosome 8, Ppicta_v3.0, whole genome shotgun sequence containing:
- the LOC143843967 gene encoding pulmonary surfactant-associated protein D-like; this encodes MTQSSIQTWLQLLTLHLLVLVVSTQRATSSSAPSYVLKGWVPNACTLVVCAPQDRGPEDENRNPGFQGPTGAPSSHRSHRHAGSRHRRFRRDANQSELDCLRKEIRDLQAQLNAFNETLKVLLMPNGVMVGGKIFKTDGSTGDYETAKNICSQMGAMIASPRNAAENKAVQQIVQWQNRKALLGISDAETEGRFVDPSGVEVRYSNWAPGEPNNLENEDCVEMHLDGRWHDRRCGFVWLVICEF